A stretch of Corallococcus macrosporus DNA encodes these proteins:
- a CDS encoding FHA domain-containing protein: MWQIIINGPGYFDTSYDLPEGVTSLGRADENDIVLGGDLVSRRHARLYVEGDVLRIEDLGSRNGSRVNGAPLQGSKHLNAGDTVALGENTLAVRQPHTVENAATEMMDLGAGGVVRFGHGTDVGPAVLMAKNVKDADVLRLLDNVGPLPFDDAFSGPSPVPAGSAVASPRVSYETLVLLVHAAEALATARTLTAFLESAMDRLLERTDATTAVVLLKHAAGPLVPAAVRHRGRLAKGEVPVSDAIVDEALRQGRALAVGDVKDDRRFAGRESVIMYGVNRVLCIPIGTEPPFAGVLYVNVPAEGDTSLELMLDACTAVAHLVASGVQRFAVRDGSSTDRLRRNLERFHSPEVAERRSAEAQRTGGKLPGLEEKNLTVLHAELADFGAVIGRLGAARATQLLNDFHARMSGIVFSFEATVEGFMGESMRALFGVPYAKGDDAVRAVRAALALRADWERGMARRPQDERCDLRIALHSTKALVGMIGTESRTEYSAVGEGMGVAGWLASTAAPGQVLMTGKLLAATGARFDVMPLGERVVRPPRDKVAVFEVIEEDMGMLTNPGIR; the protein is encoded by the coding sequence ATGTGGCAGATCATCATCAACGGGCCCGGCTACTTCGACACGTCGTACGACCTGCCCGAGGGCGTCACCAGCCTCGGCCGTGCCGACGAGAACGACATCGTGCTGGGCGGTGACCTCGTGTCGCGCCGGCACGCGCGCCTCTACGTCGAAGGCGATGTGCTGCGCATCGAGGACCTGGGCAGCCGCAACGGCAGCCGGGTGAACGGCGCGCCCCTGCAGGGCAGCAAGCACCTGAACGCGGGCGACACCGTGGCGCTGGGGGAGAACACCCTGGCGGTGCGCCAGCCGCACACGGTGGAGAACGCCGCCACGGAGATGATGGACCTGGGCGCGGGCGGCGTCGTGCGCTTCGGGCACGGCACGGACGTGGGCCCGGCCGTGCTGATGGCCAAGAACGTCAAGGACGCGGACGTGCTGCGCCTGCTGGACAACGTGGGGCCGCTGCCGTTCGACGACGCGTTCTCCGGCCCCTCGCCCGTGCCCGCGGGCTCCGCCGTCGCCAGCCCGCGCGTGTCGTATGAGACGCTGGTGCTGCTGGTGCACGCCGCGGAGGCGCTGGCCACCGCGCGCACGCTGACCGCGTTCCTGGAGTCCGCGATGGACCGGCTCCTGGAGCGCACCGACGCCACGACGGCGGTGGTGCTGCTCAAGCACGCCGCCGGGCCGCTGGTGCCCGCGGCGGTGCGCCACCGGGGACGGCTGGCCAAGGGCGAGGTGCCCGTGTCCGACGCCATCGTGGACGAGGCCCTGCGCCAGGGCCGCGCGCTCGCGGTGGGCGACGTGAAGGACGACCGCCGCTTCGCCGGACGCGAGAGCGTCATCATGTACGGCGTCAACCGGGTGCTGTGCATCCCCATCGGCACCGAGCCGCCCTTCGCGGGCGTGCTCTACGTCAACGTGCCCGCCGAGGGCGACACCAGCCTGGAGCTGATGCTGGACGCGTGCACCGCGGTGGCCCACCTGGTGGCCAGCGGCGTGCAGCGCTTCGCCGTGCGCGACGGCTCCAGCACGGACCGGCTGCGCCGCAACCTGGAGCGCTTCCACTCGCCGGAGGTGGCCGAGCGCCGCTCCGCCGAGGCCCAGCGCACGGGCGGCAAGCTGCCGGGCCTGGAGGAGAAGAACCTCACCGTGCTGCACGCGGAGCTGGCGGACTTCGGCGCCGTCATTGGCCGGCTGGGCGCGGCGCGCGCCACGCAGCTGCTCAACGACTTCCACGCGCGCATGAGCGGCATCGTCTTCAGCTTCGAGGCCACCGTCGAAGGCTTCATGGGCGAGTCCATGCGCGCGCTGTTCGGCGTGCCCTACGCCAAGGGCGACGACGCGGTCCGCGCGGTGCGCGCGGCGCTGGCCCTGCGCGCGGACTGGGAGCGGGGCATGGCCCGCCGGCCCCAGGACGAGCGCTGCGACCTGAGAATCGCGCTGCACTCCACCAAGGCGCTGGTGGGGATGATCGGCACCGAGTCGCGCACGGAGTACAGCGCCGTGGGAGAGGGCATGGGGGTGGCAGGCTGGCTGGCCTCCACCGCGGCCCCCGGCCAGGTGCTGATGACGGGCAAGCTGCTGGCGGCCACCGGGGCGCGCTTCGACGTGATGCCGCTGGGGGAGCGCGTGGTGCGGCCTCCGCGCGACAAGGTGGCGGTTTTCGAGGTGATTGAAGAGGACATGGGCATGCTGACCAACCCCGGTATCCGGTGA
- a CDS encoding serine/threonine protein kinase, protein MNSSTQPARLRPFRPQPFGRYTLLSHLATGGMGEIYLARLEGAQGFEKLCVIKKILPQFAEDQDFVDRFVGEARTLVRLGHGSIAQVLDMGVHEGEAYMALEYVDGKDLRKVAARVRDRQTPLPLTFVLYVMGRVLDALAYAHRKRDEDEKELKLVHRDISPQNILISYEGEVKVIDFGLAKSRLSAAKTNPSIILGKFLYMSPEQARHQPVDRRSDLYAVGLCLYELISGKNPFDAMPPGELMSAVANPKVAPLSEVEPLTPPAVSQLVAKALAVEPAQRFQTAEDFRVRLQACLMEIDTSAGPESVSRFMRDLFSSDYQSERRLLASLREVSRDVRASGTYESLGPAPRPTMPAPTLPAKTIRLDGPVEPLSFHPTPRSREDGGGARDDGETRPGVMVDESTRPAFPVEALEEAARAKMRPSPASSEPSPTVEVRQDAMERPTILEGLPAIRLPSDRAVEAEAPVAPPLGEPTAPRTEALPVAEARGEPTAPRATSLPYADAGLPSRDAPPVEDVPAPTPFADAGRGASLPFSDSVGPRGVPPPAPMAAIPAVRPADGPVPFVPADASRPVSPPPMPSSFDAGAERFDTSGESLPFMEPPPPPDGPFLDDEEELPESDYPWPAPIVEGVQIESRAAEPRIPEGQRPTAAMPSLSSSRPGVTTPSNGSRPVSPPPFDAARTPEPLPTFEPVRAPESSRGFDPPRSPESSRGFDAPRAEPRIPEGQRPTAAMPSLPSSRPGVTTPSNGNRPVPAYAAPTIQVPSIQPGASRSIDYDEAPLGSEPLDSGPAPRPTMQDTRPSEELISVDPRALEVDSSVPYISADPDDALAAREGDADTHPRIQMPRPPRREEPQARVVLDEAALREPSTSSGKRDPDTGPTGPARGRTGSRRAVRGSSPSTPPPRSSTASSMRAVAPPRAAAPSVDPDESSTSRSTRDDSTRRKAMPVRPEPSEPAPASRREPAPARKGGALRSVLMFTLLMLVALSIVGAGLFFVPELRVAVGLEQSRTSTPAPPTKVQPIPTTLPPTPPVRPSTPAPSEDTKPDQEVAATPTAEPAEVTPPPAEPVQAAAETAAPAETPAEPSTLALEDMLGPGGQAEGTAAPGSTPATPTGKKAAPARPAKRTAKEAAATTELEREWAKTKELFLKLEKNHSCAAMAMQCSRFGTLLEDFNEGGSKTPTLKEVRALYNQLKDVQRRQE, encoded by the coding sequence ATGAACTCTTCGACCCAGCCCGCCCGATTGCGTCCCTTCCGGCCGCAGCCCTTCGGCCGGTACACGCTCCTGTCGCACCTGGCCACCGGCGGCATGGGGGAGATCTACCTCGCCCGTCTGGAGGGCGCGCAGGGCTTCGAGAAGCTGTGCGTCATCAAGAAGATCCTCCCGCAGTTCGCGGAGGACCAGGACTTCGTCGACCGCTTCGTGGGTGAGGCGCGCACGCTGGTGCGGCTGGGGCACGGCTCCATCGCGCAGGTGCTGGACATGGGCGTGCACGAGGGCGAGGCCTACATGGCCCTCGAGTACGTGGACGGCAAGGACCTGCGCAAGGTGGCCGCGCGCGTGCGCGACCGGCAGACGCCGCTGCCGCTCACGTTCGTGCTCTACGTGATGGGCCGCGTGCTGGACGCGCTCGCGTACGCGCACCGCAAGCGGGACGAGGACGAGAAGGAGCTGAAGCTCGTCCACCGGGACATCTCGCCGCAGAACATCCTCATCTCCTACGAGGGGGAGGTGAAGGTCATCGACTTCGGCCTGGCGAAGAGCCGGCTGTCGGCGGCCAAGACGAACCCCAGCATCATCCTGGGCAAGTTCCTCTACATGTCGCCCGAGCAGGCCCGGCACCAGCCGGTGGACCGCCGCAGCGACCTGTACGCGGTGGGCCTGTGCCTCTACGAGCTCATCTCCGGCAAGAACCCCTTCGACGCGATGCCGCCGGGCGAGCTGATGTCCGCCGTCGCGAACCCGAAGGTGGCGCCGCTCAGTGAAGTGGAGCCGCTGACGCCGCCGGCGGTGTCGCAGCTGGTGGCGAAGGCGCTGGCGGTGGAGCCGGCCCAGCGCTTCCAGACGGCGGAGGACTTCCGGGTGCGCCTGCAGGCGTGCCTCATGGAGATCGACACCAGCGCGGGCCCGGAGAGCGTCAGCCGCTTCATGCGCGACCTGTTCTCCTCGGACTACCAGTCCGAGCGCCGCCTGCTGGCGTCCCTGCGCGAGGTGTCGCGCGACGTGCGCGCCAGCGGCACGTACGAGTCGCTGGGCCCCGCGCCGCGCCCGACGATGCCGGCGCCCACGCTGCCGGCGAAGACCATCCGCCTGGACGGGCCGGTGGAGCCGCTGTCGTTCCACCCCACGCCGCGCAGCCGCGAGGACGGCGGTGGCGCGCGCGACGACGGTGAGACGCGCCCTGGCGTGATGGTGGACGAGTCCACCCGCCCCGCGTTCCCGGTGGAGGCGCTGGAGGAGGCGGCCCGCGCGAAGATGCGGCCCAGCCCCGCGTCCTCGGAGCCGTCGCCCACGGTGGAGGTCCGCCAGGACGCGATGGAGCGGCCCACCATCCTCGAGGGCCTGCCCGCCATCCGGCTCCCCTCGGACCGCGCGGTGGAGGCGGAGGCTCCGGTGGCCCCGCCGCTCGGCGAGCCCACCGCGCCCCGGACGGAAGCGCTGCCCGTGGCGGAGGCGAGAGGGGAGCCCACCGCGCCGCGCGCCACGTCGCTGCCGTACGCGGATGCAGGGCTGCCGTCGCGTGACGCGCCTCCCGTGGAGGACGTGCCCGCGCCGACGCCGTTCGCGGACGCGGGACGGGGGGCTTCGCTGCCCTTCTCGGATTCGGTGGGGCCTCGTGGCGTGCCGCCGCCCGCGCCGATGGCGGCGATCCCCGCCGTGCGGCCGGCGGATGGACCCGTGCCCTTCGTGCCGGCGGATGCGTCGCGGCCGGTGTCGCCTCCGCCGATGCCGTCGTCGTTCGACGCCGGGGCGGAGCGGTTCGATACGTCCGGCGAGTCGCTGCCGTTCATGGAGCCGCCGCCTCCGCCGGACGGCCCGTTCCTCGATGACGAGGAGGAGCTTCCCGAGAGCGACTACCCGTGGCCGGCGCCCATCGTCGAGGGCGTCCAGATCGAGTCTCGCGCCGCCGAGCCGCGCATTCCGGAGGGGCAGCGCCCCACCGCCGCGATGCCGTCCCTGTCGTCGTCGCGCCCCGGGGTGACGACGCCGTCGAATGGCAGCCGTCCCGTGTCGCCGCCCCCGTTCGACGCGGCCCGCACCCCGGAGCCCCTGCCGACCTTCGAGCCGGTGCGCGCGCCGGAGTCCTCGCGCGGCTTCGACCCGCCGCGCAGCCCCGAGTCGTCCCGAGGCTTCGATGCGCCCCGCGCCGAGCCGCGCATTCCGGAAGGCCAGCGCCCCACGGCCGCGATGCCATCGCTGCCGTCCTCGCGCCCTGGCGTGACGACACCGTCGAATGGCAACCGGCCGGTGCCGGCGTACGCCGCGCCCACCATCCAGGTGCCCTCCATCCAGCCCGGCGCCTCGCGCTCCATCGACTACGACGAGGCGCCGCTGGGCTCCGAGCCGCTCGATTCGGGGCCGGCGCCCCGGCCCACGATGCAGGACACGCGGCCGTCGGAGGAGCTGATCTCGGTGGATCCGCGCGCGCTGGAGGTGGACTCCAGCGTGCCGTACATCTCCGCGGATCCGGACGACGCCCTGGCCGCGCGCGAGGGCGACGCGGACACGCACCCGCGCATCCAGATGCCTCGCCCCCCGCGCCGCGAGGAGCCCCAGGCCCGCGTGGTGCTGGACGAGGCCGCGCTGCGCGAGCCCTCCACCTCCTCCGGCAAGCGCGATCCCGACACCGGCCCCACGGGGCCTGCCCGGGGCCGCACGGGGTCTCGCCGCGCCGTGCGCGGTTCGTCTCCCAGCACGCCGCCTCCGCGCTCCAGCACCGCGTCGAGCATGCGCGCCGTGGCTCCACCCCGCGCCGCCGCGCCCTCCGTGGACCCGGACGAGTCCTCCACCTCGCGCTCGACGCGTGACGACTCGACCCGGCGCAAGGCGATGCCCGTACGGCCGGAGCCCTCGGAGCCGGCCCCTGCCTCGCGGCGTGAGCCGGCGCCGGCCCGCAAGGGTGGCGCGCTGCGCTCCGTGCTGATGTTCACGCTGCTGATGCTCGTGGCGCTGTCCATCGTGGGCGCGGGGCTCTTCTTCGTCCCCGAGCTGCGCGTGGCCGTGGGCCTGGAGCAGTCGCGCACGTCGACGCCGGCTCCGCCGACGAAGGTGCAGCCGATTCCGACGACGCTGCCCCCGACCCCGCCGGTGCGCCCGTCCACGCCCGCGCCGTCCGAGGACACGAAGCCAGACCAGGAAGTGGCCGCGACGCCCACCGCCGAGCCGGCGGAAGTCACGCCGCCACCCGCGGAGCCCGTGCAGGCCGCCGCCGAGACCGCCGCCCCGGCAGAGACTCCCGCCGAGCCCTCGACGCTGGCGCTGGAAGACATGCTTGGCCCGGGTGGGCAGGCCGAAGGGACCGCTGCTCCCGGCTCCACGCCGGCCACTCCCACGGGGAAGAAGGCGGCTCCGGCCCGCCCGGCCAAGCGCACCGCCAAGGAGGCCGCCGCGACCACCGAGCTGGAGCGGGAGTGGGCGAAGACGAAGGAGCTCTTCCTGAAGCTGGAGAAGAACCACAGCTGCGCGGCCATGGCCATGCAGTGCAGCCGCTTCGGCACGCTCCTGGAGGACTTCAACGAGGGCGGCAGCAAGACGCCGACCCTCAAGGAAGTGCGAGCCCTCTACAACCAGCTCAAGGACGTGCAGCGCCGTCAGGAGTAG